In a single window of the Halobaculum lipolyticum genome:
- a CDS encoding heme ABC transporter ATP-binding protein, whose protein sequence is MSRAGVDGDGGTDADAARGDDSTDDATPLIAVRDLVVARGGERVLDGVSLTVDRGELVGLVGPNGAGKTTLVSAINGTLAPDAGTVELDGTDRTTLSQREIARLVATVPQESTTAFEFSVEAVVEMGRTAYVSRFGTTTAADRAAVERAMRRADVADFADRPVTTLSGGERQRVVFARALAAETPALLLDEPTASLDINHQIRTLDLVRDVVDDGKAALAAIHDLNLAARVCDRLVLLAGGTVRAAGTPREVLSADALDAAFGVATAVGDDPAVGSPMVTALRDDDPAPPDSN, encoded by the coding sequence GTGAGCCGGGCGGGCGTCGACGGCGACGGGGGCACCGACGCCGACGCGGCCCGGGGCGACGACTCGACCGACGACGCGACGCCGCTGATCGCCGTCCGCGACCTCGTCGTCGCCCGCGGCGGCGAGCGCGTCCTCGACGGCGTCTCGCTGACCGTCGACCGCGGGGAACTGGTGGGGCTGGTCGGCCCGAACGGCGCGGGGAAGACGACGCTCGTCTCCGCGATCAACGGGACGCTCGCCCCCGACGCCGGCACGGTCGAACTCGACGGCACCGACCGGACGACGCTGTCCCAGCGCGAAATCGCCCGCCTCGTGGCGACGGTGCCACAGGAGTCGACCACCGCCTTCGAGTTCTCGGTCGAGGCGGTCGTCGAGATGGGACGGACCGCCTACGTCTCGCGGTTCGGGACGACGACCGCGGCCGACCGCGCGGCCGTCGAGCGCGCGATGCGGCGGGCGGACGTCGCCGACTTCGCCGACCGGCCGGTGACGACGCTGTCGGGCGGGGAGCGCCAGCGGGTGGTGTTCGCCCGCGCGCTCGCGGCGGAGACGCCCGCGCTCCTGCTCGACGAGCCGACCGCCAGCCTCGACATCAACCACCAGATCCGGACGCTCGACCTCGTCCGCGACGTCGTCGACGACGGGAAGGCGGCGCTGGCGGCGATCCACGACCTCAACCTCGCCGCGCGCGTCTGCGACCGCCTCGTCCTCCTGGCGGGCGGGACGGTTCGCGCCGCCGGAACCCCCCGCGAGGTGCTGTCGGCCGACGCGCTCGACGCGGCGTTCGGCGTCGCCACGGCGGTCGGCGACGACCCCGCCGTCGGCTCGCCGATGGTGACGGCGCTGCGCGACGACGACCCCGCGCCGCCGGACTCGAACTGA
- a CDS encoding H/ACA ribonucleoprotein complex subunit GAR1: protein MQRVGDVVRTAQGLAVVRVPEGVEPARIGSEVVDESLSTVGRVVDVFGPVERPYVAVSPTDRERLTGLLGAKLYAR, encoded by the coding sequence ATGCAGCGCGTCGGCGATGTCGTCCGCACCGCCCAGGGGCTGGCGGTCGTCCGCGTCCCCGAGGGCGTCGAGCCGGCCCGCATCGGCAGCGAGGTCGTCGACGAGTCGCTGTCGACGGTCGGGCGCGTCGTCGACGTGTTCGGCCCGGTCGAGCGCCCGTACGTCGCGGTGTCGCCCACGGACCGCGAGCGGTTGACGGGGCTGCTCGGCGCGAAACTGTACGCGCGGTAG
- a CDS encoding cobyrinic acid a,c-diamide synthase has translation MRGVVLGGTASGVGKTVATLAAITALRDAGRAVQPAKAGPDFIDPSHHEQVAGRPSRTLDVWMQGETGLRRTYWRGEGDVCVVEGAMGLYDGDASSTARVAAALDLPVVLVVDASAGMESVAATALGFRAYAAHAGVDADVVGVIASRAHGGRHERGIREALPDDIAYLGRVPPDEDLTIPERHLGLHAGAEAPVPADALAAAADHLDTDALLALAREPPRPTDPERTRSATGARIAVARDAAFRFCYPATVERLRDRGEVVAFAPTADDALPDCDAVYLPGGYPELHAPALAASGALADLAARAADGLPVLGECGGLMALSETLTTADGDTHEMAGVLPADVTMHDRYRALDHVELRARGDTLTAGAGGSLRGHEFHYSSAAVGDDARFAFDVVRGDGIADGLDGLTEYRTLGTYAHVHPESGAFDAFAEAV, from the coding sequence ATGCGCGGGGTCGTCCTCGGCGGCACCGCCTCCGGCGTCGGCAAGACCGTCGCGACGCTGGCGGCGATCACGGCGTTGCGGGACGCCGGGCGCGCGGTCCAGCCCGCGAAGGCCGGTCCCGACTTCATCGACCCGAGCCACCACGAACAGGTCGCGGGGCGCCCCTCGCGGACGCTCGACGTGTGGATGCAGGGCGAGACGGGACTCCGCCGGACCTACTGGCGCGGCGAGGGCGACGTGTGCGTCGTCGAGGGCGCGATGGGGCTGTACGACGGCGACGCCTCCAGCACCGCCCGGGTCGCCGCGGCGCTGGACCTCCCGGTCGTGCTCGTCGTCGACGCCAGCGCCGGGATGGAGAGCGTCGCCGCGACCGCGCTGGGTTTTCGCGCGTACGCCGCCCACGCCGGCGTCGACGCGGACGTGGTCGGCGTGATCGCCAGTCGCGCCCACGGCGGGCGCCACGAACGGGGGATCCGCGAGGCGCTTCCCGACGACATCGCGTACCTCGGGCGCGTCCCGCCGGACGAGGACCTGACGATCCCCGAGCGCCACCTCGGACTCCACGCGGGCGCGGAGGCGCCGGTGCCCGCGGACGCGCTCGCGGCCGCCGCCGACCACCTCGACACGGACGCGCTCCTCGCCCTCGCGCGCGAGCCGCCCCGTCCCACCGACCCCGAGCGGACCCGCTCCGCGACCGGCGCGCGGATCGCGGTCGCCCGCGACGCCGCGTTCCGGTTCTGTTACCCCGCGACCGTGGAGCGACTGCGCGACCGGGGCGAGGTGGTCGCGTTCGCGCCGACGGCCGACGACGCGCTCCCCGACTGCGACGCCGTCTACCTCCCCGGCGGCTACCCCGAACTCCACGCGCCCGCGCTCGCGGCGTCGGGCGCGCTCGCGGACCTCGCGGCGCGGGCCGCGGACGGGCTGCCGGTGCTGGGCGAGTGCGGCGGCCTGATGGCGCTGTCGGAGACGCTGACGACCGCCGACGGCGACACCCACGAGATGGCCGGCGTCCTGCCGGCCGACGTGACGATGCACGACCGCTACCGCGCGCTCGACCACGTCGAGCTGCGGGCACGCGGCGACACGCTCACCGCCGGAGCCGGCGGGAGCCTGCGCGGCCACGAGTTCCACTACTCGTCGGCCGCCGTCGGCGACGACGCCCGGTTCGCGTTCGACGTGGTCCGCGGCGACGGCATCGCGGACGGGCTGGACGGGCTGACCGAGTACCGGACGCTCGGGACGTACGCACACGTCCACCCCGAGAGCGGCGCGTTCGACGCGTTCGCGGAGGCGGTCTGA
- the srp19 gene encoding signal recognition particle subunit SRP19, which translates to MVENVLYPAYFDASYTRAEGRRVPEDLAVAEPTVDEIAKAVQQVGYDAKIERDTTYSREYEARGSVVVTGTDETAKNDLVQAVAAYLGVIRGD; encoded by the coding sequence ATGGTCGAGAACGTCCTCTACCCCGCGTACTTCGACGCGTCGTACACCCGCGCCGAGGGGCGCCGCGTCCCCGAGGACCTCGCGGTGGCCGAGCCGACCGTCGACGAGATCGCGAAGGCCGTCCAACAGGTCGGCTACGACGCGAAGATCGAACGCGACACGACGTACAGCCGGGAGTACGAGGCCCGCGGCAGCGTCGTCGTCACGGGCACCGACGAGACGGCGAAGAACGACCTCGTGCAGGCGGTCGCCGCCTACCTCGGCGTCATCCGCGGGGACTGA
- a CDS encoding HAD family hydrolase: MGGAGPRSGTGAADRAGDADGDTSGDGAGAGVRDGAGGAAVSFDLFGTLVEAERPSDPAAAVAAELRDRGVAVPDDWADAYAEPHLPSEPGVERPLHHHVAAALASRTAVEAREVVDDAAAAVGAAFDRPVRTREGAVDAVAALAERGPVGVCSNCSVPGLVARTLDRSALDPASFDAVTASVACGRRKPDRGAFAAVAAGLGVSVDRLVHVGDDRATDGAVAEYGGHAVFVDEVPLPEVPAHVEARWG; encoded by the coding sequence ATGGGCGGTGCGGGACCGCGGTCGGGGACGGGAGCCGCGGACCGCGCTGGCGACGCGGACGGCGACACGAGCGGCGACGGTGCGGGTGCCGGCGTCCGCGACGGCGCTGGGGGAGCCGCCGTCTCGTTCGACCTGTTCGGCACGCTCGTCGAGGCGGAGCGCCCGAGCGACCCCGCCGCGGCGGTCGCCGCCGAACTCCGCGACCGCGGCGTCGCGGTGCCGGACGACTGGGCCGACGCGTACGCCGAACCGCACCTCCCGTCCGAACCGGGCGTCGAGCGTCCCCTCCACCACCACGTCGCCGCGGCGCTGGCGAGCCGAACCGCCGTCGAGGCGCGCGAGGTGGTCGACGACGCGGCCGCCGCCGTCGGCGCCGCCTTCGACCGACCCGTCCGGACCCGCGAGGGCGCCGTCGACGCCGTCGCCGCGCTCGCCGAGCGCGGGCCGGTCGGCGTCTGCTCGAACTGTAGCGTCCCCGGACTCGTGGCCCGAACCCTCGACCGGTCGGCGCTGGACCCGGCGTCGTTCGACGCCGTCACCGCGAGCGTCGCCTGCGGGCGGCGCAAGCCCGACCGGGGGGCGTTCGCCGCCGTCGCCGCGGGACTCGGCGTGTCGGTCGACCGGCTGGTCCACGTCGGCGACGACCGCGCGACCGACGGCGCGGTCGCCGAGTACGGCGGCCACGCGGTGTTCGTCGACGAGGTCCCGCTCCCCGAGGTGCCGGCACACGTGGAGGCGCGATGGGGCTGA
- a CDS encoding PGF-CTERM-anchored ABC transporter substrate-binding protein, which translates to MTRRTRTLLIATLLVVAAAVPAVGVAAAGTTATATVTDVRPAVSAGAATAERTQPACGFPLTATDATGTDVTLDERPERITTLNPSAAQTMWEIGGREQVVGLSQFALYLDGADSRTNVSAAGFGVSVEKVVGTSPDLVLAPNASSAETVAALRDAGVTVYHFRESTTIEDVAEKTTRTGRLTGNCAGAAEANAWMTANVETARETTADAEAVRVLYPLGGGYIAGSGTFIAAMIETAGGANVAAERDLAGYPQINDEVVLELAPEYLVVTDYSSYLLEQEPYASTPAVENNKVVAVNRNWMNQPAPRSVVTGVRTLTEGFHPDAAADAEFETRAEAVAAMETSTPTTTEVPPPATTGVATTAEPTETSGPGFGVALAVLAVLGSALLARRER; encoded by the coding sequence GTGACACGACGGACACGCACGCTGCTGATCGCGACGCTGTTGGTCGTCGCCGCGGCGGTCCCGGCGGTCGGGGTCGCGGCCGCGGGGACGACGGCGACGGCGACGGTGACCGACGTACGGCCGGCGGTCTCGGCCGGCGCGGCGACCGCCGAACGGACACAGCCCGCCTGCGGGTTCCCGCTGACGGCGACGGACGCGACGGGGACCGACGTGACGCTCGACGAGCGGCCCGAGCGGATCACCACGCTGAACCCCAGCGCGGCCCAGACGATGTGGGAGATCGGCGGGCGCGAGCAGGTCGTCGGCCTGAGCCAGTTCGCGCTGTACCTCGACGGCGCCGACTCGCGCACGAACGTGTCGGCGGCCGGCTTCGGCGTCAGCGTCGAGAAGGTCGTCGGCACGAGCCCCGACCTGGTGCTCGCGCCGAACGCGAGTTCCGCCGAGACGGTCGCGGCGCTGCGCGACGCGGGGGTGACGGTGTACCACTTCCGCGAGTCGACGACGATCGAGGACGTCGCGGAGAAGACGACGCGCACCGGTCGCCTGACCGGCAACTGCGCGGGCGCCGCCGAGGCGAACGCGTGGATGACCGCGAACGTCGAGACGGCGCGGGAGACCACCGCCGACGCCGAGGCGGTGCGCGTGCTGTACCCGCTCGGCGGCGGCTACATCGCCGGCTCGGGCACGTTCATCGCCGCGATGATCGAGACGGCGGGCGGCGCGAACGTCGCCGCCGAGCGCGACCTCGCGGGCTACCCGCAGATCAACGACGAGGTCGTGCTCGAACTGGCGCCGGAGTACCTCGTCGTCACCGACTACTCGTCGTACCTCCTCGAACAGGAGCCGTACGCCTCGACGCCCGCGGTCGAGAACAACAAGGTCGTGGCGGTGAACCGCAACTGGATGAACCAGCCCGCGCCGCGCTCGGTCGTCACGGGCGTGCGGACGCTGACCGAGGGGTTCCACCCCGACGCCGCGGCGGACGCCGAGTTCGAGACGCGCGCGGAGGCGGTCGCCGCGATGGAGACGTCGACGCCGACGACCACGGAGGTGCCGCCGCCCGCGACCACGGGGGTGGCGACGACGGCGGAGCCGACCGAGACGAGCGGTCCGGGCTTCGGGGTCGCGCTCGCGGTGCTGGCGGTGCTCGGATCGGCGCTGCTCGCCCGGCGCGAGCGGTAA
- the cobS gene encoding adenosylcobinamide-GDP ribazoletransferase — MAVRALTAVRGAVGFLSRVPVGHSEAGWEAFRRTPAAVPVVGYLLGGAVAAAVLVPGALVGAPAPAVALGLVVAVYGLTGVTHVDGVADLGDAAAVHGSPADRRAVLKDTTVGTGGVLAVAVVVAGLALAGLALADLPLRVAAAVVVASEVGAKAALATLVCVGDAPHEGLGSALTTESAPRDALGVAAVAAPAAVLAWPAVAVGAAALAAAAVVAALVFRWATRRVGGVNGDVLGATNELARVAALHAGVVAWTLS, encoded by the coding sequence GTGGCTGTGAGGGCGCTGACGGCCGTCCGCGGCGCCGTCGGGTTCCTCTCGCGGGTCCCCGTCGGCCACAGCGAGGCGGGGTGGGAGGCGTTCCGCCGGACGCCCGCGGCCGTCCCGGTCGTCGGCTACCTCCTCGGCGGCGCCGTCGCCGCCGCGGTGCTGGTCCCCGGCGCGCTGGTGGGGGCGCCGGCGCCGGCGGTCGCGCTCGGGCTGGTCGTCGCCGTCTACGGGCTGACGGGGGTCACCCACGTCGACGGCGTCGCGGACCTGGGCGACGCCGCGGCCGTCCACGGCTCACCGGCCGACCGCCGGGCGGTGTTGAAAGACACGACCGTCGGCACCGGCGGCGTGCTCGCGGTCGCGGTCGTCGTCGCCGGCCTCGCGCTCGCGGGGCTGGCGCTGGCCGACCTGCCGCTCCGGGTCGCCGCGGCGGTCGTCGTCGCGAGCGAGGTGGGCGCGAAGGCCGCGCTCGCGACGCTCGTCTGTGTGGGCGACGCCCCCCACGAGGGACTCGGTTCCGCGCTGACGACGGAGTCGGCGCCCCGGGACGCGCTCGGCGTCGCCGCCGTGGCCGCCCCGGCGGCGGTGCTCGCGTGGCCCGCCGTCGCGGTCGGCGCGGCGGCGCTGGCGGCGGCCGCGGTGGTGGCCGCGCTCGTGTTCCGGTGGGCGACCCGGCGCGTCGGCGGCGTCAACGGCGACGTGCTGGGCGCGACGAACGAACTGGCCCGGGTGGCCGCGCTGCACGCGGGGGTGGTCGCGTGGACGCTCTCGTGA
- the cobT gene encoding nicotinate mononucleotide-dependent phosphoribosyltransferase CobT, with amino-acid sequence MTFVVVAGTTATARIDGISAAGAAPDLLPHTPGADLDVVIHGEPTLAPVVPVSPTGCPTPAVVTRAARELLGFDLLAVDAGIGGTTGAPTIGVGAEPGQDVREGTAVPDARDTFARAREWGAALPDERLVVGETIPGGTTTALGVLTALGEPPTVSSSLPENPLDTKRRVVAAGLDAAGLAPGDAADDPLRAVEAVGDPVLAAVAGVTVGALDAGTSVTLAGGTQLAAAAALVRHSGVDSPLTLATTSFVAGDDSAGIADLAADLGVDLCVTDPGFDRLDHPATNAYVAGEAKEGVGMGGALRLVEESDATMADLRERVVAVYDRLLADEDAPDADGPPASPAGED; translated from the coding sequence GTGACGTTCGTCGTCGTCGCGGGGACGACCGCGACCGCGCGGATCGACGGCATCAGCGCCGCGGGAGCCGCGCCGGACCTGCTGCCGCACACGCCCGGCGCGGACCTGGACGTGGTGATCCACGGGGAGCCGACGCTGGCGCCGGTGGTACCGGTCAGTCCGACCGGCTGTCCGACCCCGGCGGTGGTGACGCGCGCGGCCCGGGAACTGCTCGGCTTCGACCTCCTCGCGGTCGACGCGGGGATCGGCGGCACCACCGGCGCCCCCACGATCGGCGTCGGCGCCGAACCGGGGCAGGACGTCCGCGAGGGGACGGCCGTCCCGGACGCCCGCGACACGTTCGCCCGCGCTCGCGAGTGGGGCGCGGCGCTCCCCGACGAGCGCCTCGTCGTCGGCGAGACGATCCCCGGCGGGACGACGACCGCGCTGGGCGTCCTGACGGCGCTGGGGGAGCCGCCGACCGTCTCCTCGTCGCTCCCGGAGAACCCGCTCGACACGAAACGCCGGGTCGTCGCCGCGGGGCTGGACGCCGCCGGGCTGGCCCCCGGCGACGCGGCCGACGACCCCCTCCGCGCCGTCGAGGCCGTCGGCGACCCGGTGCTCGCCGCGGTCGCCGGCGTGACCGTCGGCGCCCTCGACGCCGGCACCTCCGTGACGCTCGCGGGCGGCACACAGTTGGCCGCCGCGGCGGCGCTCGTCCGGCACTCGGGCGTCGACAGCCCGCTGACGCTCGCGACCACCTCGTTCGTCGCCGGCGACGACTCCGCCGGCATCGCGGACCTCGCGGCCGACCTCGGCGTCGACCTGTGCGTCACCGACCCGGGGTTCGACCGGCTCGACCACCCCGCGACGAACGCCTACGTCGCCGGCGAGGCGAAGGAGGGCGTCGGGATGGGCGGGGCGCTCCGGCTCGTCGAGGAGTCCGACGCCACGATGGCCGACCTGCGCGAGCGTGTCGTCGCGGTGTACGACCGCCTGCTCGCCGACGAGGACGCGCCCGACGCCGACGGACCCCCGGCGTCGCCCGCGGGGGAGGACTGA
- a CDS encoding NTP transferase domain-containing protein has translation MCGGRGSRLGGDTEKPLVAVAGTPMVERVLAALETAERVDDVVAVASPHAPATRDRLRDRDDVAVIDAPGDGYVADLGVALARVGRPVLTVASDLPLLEGACLDRVLDRFSGASLAAYVPVAAKRCLGVSVDATTTVGGRAVAPTGVNVVADGADDERTVCDDDRLAVNANRPRDLRVAAALLEARDG, from the coding sequence ATGTGCGGCGGACGCGGCAGCCGCCTCGGCGGCGACACCGAGAAGCCGCTCGTCGCGGTCGCGGGCACGCCGATGGTCGAGCGCGTGCTCGCGGCGCTCGAGACCGCCGAGCGCGTCGACGACGTGGTCGCGGTCGCGTCGCCGCACGCGCCCGCGACCCGCGACCGCCTCCGCGACCGCGACGACGTGGCGGTGATCGACGCGCCCGGCGACGGCTACGTCGCCGACCTCGGCGTCGCGCTGGCGCGGGTCGGGCGCCCCGTCCTCACCGTCGCGAGCGACCTCCCGCTGCTGGAGGGGGCGTGTCTCGACCGCGTGCTCGACCGGTTCTCGGGCGCGTCGCTGGCGGCGTACGTGCCCGTCGCGGCGAAGCGCTGCCTCGGCGTCAGCGTCGACGCGACGACGACCGTCGGCGGCCGCGCCGTCGCCCCGACCGGCGTCAACGTCGTCGCCGACGGCGCCGACGACGAGCGGACCGTGTGCGACGACGACCGCCTCGCCGTGAACGCGAACCGCCCGCGCGACCTGCGGGTCGCGGCGGCGCTGCTGGAGGCGAGGGACGGGTGA
- a CDS encoding CobD/CbiB family cobalamin biosynthesis protein — translation MGLTALAAVALAAALDATVGEFPGRVHPVALFGRLVARVDRAWTRPRLAGAAVAVAFPLAAAGVAWGGVAAVGRLAGAVAGVGLPGGPLAAAATAVVAGVALFATTSLRMLVGAARDVVADSERDPEAARAASLALVGRDTDSLSPGELRSAAVESAAENLADGLVAPLLAFALGAQLSVAVGVACAAWVKAVNTLDSMLGYPDKPHGTAAARLDDAAMWLPARVSAAALAVAGRSPAALATARRWARLPASPNSGWPMATTAAVLDSRLAKRGHYDLNPDAALPSVDRAEAGVRTVAVAGWLSFCCAGVAAWL, via the coding sequence ATGGGGCTGACCGCCCTCGCGGCGGTCGCGCTGGCGGCCGCGCTGGACGCGACCGTCGGGGAGTTCCCCGGCCGCGTCCACCCGGTCGCGCTGTTCGGACGGCTCGTCGCCCGGGTCGACCGGGCGTGGACCCGTCCGCGGCTCGCGGGCGCCGCCGTGGCGGTCGCGTTCCCGCTGGCGGCCGCGGGAGTCGCGTGGGGCGGCGTCGCCGCCGTCGGCCGGCTGGCTGGCGCCGTCGCCGGCGTGGGGCTGCCGGGCGGCCCGCTCGCGGCGGCCGCGACCGCGGTCGTCGCCGGGGTCGCGCTGTTCGCGACCACCAGCCTCCGGATGCTCGTCGGCGCCGCCCGCGACGTGGTCGCCGACAGCGAGCGCGACCCCGAGGCCGCGCGGGCGGCGTCGCTCGCGCTGGTCGGGCGCGACACCGACTCGCTGTCGCCGGGAGAACTGCGCAGCGCGGCCGTCGAGAGCGCCGCCGAGAACCTCGCCGACGGGCTGGTCGCGCCGCTGCTCGCGTTCGCCCTCGGCGCGCAGCTGTCGGTCGCCGTCGGTGTCGCCTGCGCCGCGTGGGTGAAGGCCGTGAACACGCTGGACTCGATGCTCGGCTACCCCGACAAGCCGCACGGCACCGCCGCCGCCCGCCTCGACGACGCCGCGATGTGGCTCCCGGCGCGCGTCTCCGCGGCGGCGCTGGCGGTCGCCGGCCGGTCGCCGGCCGCGCTCGCGACGGCCCGCCGGTGGGCGCGGCTGCCCGCCTCGCCCAACTCCGGGTGGCCGATGGCGACGACGGCCGCGGTGCTGGACAGCCGCCTCGCCAAGCGCGGCCACTACGACCTCAACCCCGACGCCGCGCTCCCGTCGGTCGACCGTGCCGAGGCGGGAGTGCGGACGGTCGCGGTCGCGGGCTGGCTGTCGTTCTGCTGTGCGGGGGTGGCCGCGTGGCTGTGA
- the btuC gene encoding vitamin B12 ABC transporter permease BtuC, which produces MYRRAAVYSAALLALLAGVVTVSAGVGPVAVPARTVVAVVANAVVVPAGVEWGGNLAGAGGSLTAGLPLRVRFAHPFAFAVPETHAAIVMRVRLPRILTAAFVGVGLAAAGTVMQGFFRNPMADPGVIGVSSGAAVGAVSWIVAPSAVLAFLGPLRPVLAGGAGLQLAAFCGALVAGFGVYLIASRDGRTPVATLLLAGVAVQTFLGAVVSYLLLHSGESIRRVTYWLMGHLSGANWSEVAVLAVLVPTLTLVLMAYARDLNVLLLGETDARALGVDAERSKRALLAVSSVLTGAGVAVSGVIGFVGLIVPHAVRLLVGPDHRILLPTSALAGGSFLVVADTVARSGVAELPVGIVTAAAGAPFFLYLLRTREVYDL; this is translated from the coding sequence GTGTACCGTCGCGCCGCCGTCTACTCGGCGGCACTGCTGGCGCTGCTCGCGGGGGTCGTCACCGTGAGCGCCGGCGTCGGGCCGGTAGCGGTGCCCGCGCGGACGGTGGTGGCGGTCGTCGCCAACGCCGTCGTCGTCCCCGCCGGGGTGGAGTGGGGCGGGAACCTCGCCGGCGCGGGCGGGTCGCTGACCGCCGGGCTACCGCTCCGGGTCCGGTTCGCCCACCCGTTCGCCTTCGCGGTGCCGGAGACCCACGCGGCCATCGTGATGCGCGTGCGGCTCCCACGGATCCTGACGGCGGCGTTCGTCGGCGTCGGGCTGGCGGCCGCGGGGACGGTGATGCAGGGCTTCTTCCGCAACCCGATGGCCGACCCGGGCGTCATCGGCGTCTCCTCGGGCGCGGCCGTCGGCGCCGTCTCGTGGATCGTCGCGCCCTCCGCGGTGCTCGCGTTCCTCGGTCCCCTCCGTCCCGTCCTCGCGGGCGGGGCGGGGCTCCAACTGGCCGCCTTCTGTGGCGCGCTCGTCGCCGGCTTCGGCGTCTACCTGATCGCCAGCCGGGACGGGCGGACGCCGGTGGCGACGCTGTTGCTCGCGGGCGTGGCGGTCCAGACGTTCCTCGGCGCCGTCGTCTCGTACCTGCTGCTCCACTCGGGGGAGTCGATCCGTCGGGTGACGTACTGGCTGATGGGCCACCTCAGTGGCGCCAACTGGAGCGAGGTGGCCGTGCTCGCCGTCCTCGTCCCGACGCTGACGCTCGTGCTCATGGCGTACGCCCGCGACCTGAACGTCCTCCTGCTGGGCGAGACGGACGCCCGCGCGCTCGGCGTCGACGCCGAACGCAGCAAGCGCGCTCTGCTGGCCGTCTCGTCGGTGCTGACCGGCGCGGGCGTCGCCGTCTCCGGCGTCATCGGCTTCGTCGGACTGATCGTCCCCCACGCCGTCCGCCTGCTCGTCGGCCCGGACCACCGGATCCTGCTCCCGACGAGCGCGCTCGCGGGCGGGAGCTTCCTCGTCGTCGCCGACACGGTCGCCCGCTCGGGCGTCGCGGAACTGCCGGTCGGCATCGTCACCGCCGCCGCCGGCGCCCCGTTCTTCCTGTACCTGCTGCGGACGCGGGAGGTGTACGACCTGTGA
- a CDS encoding SHOCT domain-containing protein, whose product MSASPADRLRENATAAVSTLVTGIWLAALFTGQDWWLAALLFGYVVVVPLTAMLFGDDDDLEEWWDEEISGIEGLGGSADGADERVAEPPTDPDTRDALDTLRDRYARGELTDEQFERKLDRLLETESLEDVEDRKRRERDAEREPERER is encoded by the coding sequence ATGAGCGCGAGCCCCGCCGACCGCCTCCGGGAGAACGCGACGGCCGCCGTCAGTACGCTGGTCACGGGGATCTGGCTGGCGGCGCTGTTCACCGGGCAGGACTGGTGGCTCGCGGCGCTGCTGTTCGGCTACGTCGTGGTCGTCCCGCTGACGGCGATGCTGTTCGGCGACGACGACGACCTCGAGGAGTGGTGGGACGAGGAGATATCCGGTATCGAGGGGCTGGGCGGCTCCGCGGACGGGGCCGACGAGCGGGTGGCGGAGCCGCCGACGGACCCCGACACGCGCGACGCGCTCGACACCCTCCGCGACCGCTACGCCCGCGGCGAGTTGACCGACGAGCAGTTCGAGCGCAAACTGGACCGGCTGCTGGAGACGGAGTCGCTGGAGGACGTCGAGGACCGCAAGCGGCGCGAGCGCGACGCCGAGCGCGAGCCGGAGCGCGAACGGTAG